CACCCTGGGGGCATGTTGTTCCACATCCTGAGGGCTTGTTGTTCCACACCTTGGTAGCTTGTTCCACACCCTGGGGGCTtgttgttccacaccctggtagcTTGTTCCACACCCTGGGGGCTTGTTGTTCCACACCTTGGGGTCTTGTTGTTCCACATCCTGGTGGCTTGTTGTTCCACACCCTGCTGGCTTGTTGTTCCGCACCCTGGGAGCTTGTTGTTCCATACCCTGCTGGCTTGTTGTTCCACACCCTGCGTGCTTGTTATTCCACAGCCTGGGGGCTtgttgttccacaccctggtagcTTGTtgttccacacaccctgggggctTGTTGTTCCACACCTTGGGGTCTTGTTGTTTCACACCATGGGGGCTTGTTGTTTCACACCATGGGGGCTTGTTGTTTCACACCCTGGTAGCTTGTTGTTCCACACCCTGGGGGCTTGTTGTTTCACACCCTGGGGGCTTGTTGTTTCACACCCTGCTGGCTTGttcttccacaccctggtggcttgttgttCCACACCCTGCTGGCTTGttcttccacaccctggtggcttgttgttccacaccctggtggcttgttgttCCACACCTTGGTGGCTTGTTGTTCCACACTCTGATGTCTTGTTGTTCCACACCTTGGTGGCTTGTTGTTCCACACCCTGCGTGCTTGTTGTTCCACAGCCTGGGGGCTTGTTGTTCCACACCCTGGGGGCTTGTTGTTCCACACCCTGGGGGCTTGTTGTTCCACACCCTGGGGGCTTGTTGTTCCACACCTTGGGGGCTTGTTGTTTCACACCCTGGGGGCTTGTTGTTCCACACCCTGGGGGCTTGTTGTTCCACACCCTGGGGGCTtgttgttccacaccctggtagcTTGTTCCACACCCTGGGGGCTTGTTGTTTCACACCCTGGGGACTTGTTGTTCCACACCTTGGGGTCTtgttgttccacaccctggtggcttgttgttccacaccctggtggcttgttgcTCCACTCCCTGCTGGCTTGTTGTTCCGCACCCTGGGGGCTTGTTGTTCCATACCCTGCTGGCTTGTTGTTCCACACCCTGCGTGCTTGTTGTTCCACAGCCTGGGGGCTtgttgttccacaccctggtagcTTGTTGTTCCACACCCTTGGGGCTtgttgttccacaccctgatgtctTGTTGTTCCACACCTTGGGGGCTTCTTGTTCCACACCTTGGGGTCTTGTTGTTTCACACCCTGGGGGCTTGTTGTTTCACACCCTGGGGGCTtgttgttccacaccctggtagcTTGTTGTTCCACACCCTAGGGGCTTATTGTTTCACACCTTGGTGGCTtgttgttccacaccctgatgtctTGTTGTTCCACACCTTGGGGTCTtgttgttccacaccctggtggcttgttgttTCACACCCTGGGGGCTTGTTGTTTTACACCTTGGTGGCTtgttgttccacaccctgatgtctTGTTGTTCCACACCTTGTGGGCTTGTTGTTCCACACCTTGGGGTCTTGTTGTTCCACACCCTGGGGGCTTGTTGTTCCACACCCTGTTGGCTTGTTGTTCCACTCCCTGATGTCTTGTTGTTCCACACCTTTGGGGCTTGTTGTTCCACACCTTGGGGTCTtgttgttccacaccctggtggcttgttgttccacaccctggtggcttgttgttCCACACTCTGCTGGCTTGTTGTTCCACACCCTGGGGGCTTGTTGTTCCACACCCTGCTGGCTTGTTGTTCCACACCCTGCGTGCTTGTTGTTCCACAGCCTGGGGGCTtgttgttccacaccctggtggcttgttgttCCACACCCTGGGGGCTTGTTGTTCCACACCCTGCTGGCTTGTTGTTCCACACCCTGCGTGCTTGTTGTTTCACAGCCTGGGGGCTTGTTGTTCCACACCCTGGGGGCTtgttgttccacaccctggtggcttgttgttCCACACCCTGGGGGCTTGTTGTTCCACACCCTGCTGGCTCGTTGTTCCACACCCTGCGTGCTTGTTGTTTCACAGCCTGGGGGCTTGTTGTTCCACACCTTGGGAGCTtgttgttccacaccctggtagcTTGTTGTTCCACACCCTGGGGGCTTGTTGTTTCACAGCCTGGGGGCTTGTTGTTCCACACCCTGGGGGCTTGTTGTTTCACACCCTGGGGGCTTGTTGTTCCACACCCTGGGGGCTTGTTGTTCCACACCCTTGGGGCTtgttgttccacaccctgatgtctTGTTGTTCCACACCCTGGGGGCTTGTTGTTCCACACCTTGGGGGCTtgttgttccacaccctggtagcttgttgttccacaccctggtagcTTGTTGTTCCACACCCTGGGGGCTTGTTGTTCCACATCCTGGTGGCTtgttgttccacaccctggtggcttgttgt
This genomic window from Procambarus clarkii isolate CNS0578487 chromosome 1, FALCON_Pclarkii_2.0, whole genome shotgun sequence contains:
- the LOC138362771 gene encoding uncharacterized protein; its protein translation is MEQQATRVWNKPQGCGTTSPQGVEQQATKVWNNKPPGCGTTSHQDVEQQAPRVWNNKLPGCGTTSYQGVEQQAPKVWNNKPPGCGTTRHQGVEQQAPRVWNNKPPGCGTTSPQGVKQQAPRVWNNKPPGCETTSPQGVEQQATRVWNNKLPRCGTTSPQAVKQQARRVWNNEPAGCGTTSPQGVEQQATRVWNNKPPGCGTTSPQAVKQQARRVWNNKPAGCGTTSPQGVEQQATRVWNNKPPGCGTTSTQGVEQQASRVWNNKPPGCGTTSQQSVEQQATRVWNNKPPGCGTTRPQGVEQQAPKVWNNKTSGSGTTSQQGVEQQAPRVWNNKTPRCGTTSPQGVEQQDIRVWNNKPPRCKTTSPQGVKQQATRVWNNKTPRCGTTRHQGVEQQATKV